Below is a genomic region from Lampris incognitus isolate fLamInc1 chromosome 2, fLamInc1.hap2, whole genome shotgun sequence.
gcccagatctggcaatcagcaagtgccatcattccacacggtatgtgggccagataaaGTGTCGGgtctgggacgggtccgggccacagcaattttgctatctgggtaaatGACCTATAATcaggatatgagattttggtcatactGCACAgccctaataaataaataaataaataatcaaataAATAGGAGTACTTTGGTTGATTCATACCAGCTTTCCCCCTGCAAACAGAGTCATCTTGGTGGAGTTTGAGTGCAGACAGATCTGGTGTTCTCCGGGAGTGTGGGAAGTGAAGGTGAAGCGTCCATCTGACCCATACTGTCGAGAAaggatgatctgaaagggataaAGAGTTAAGAGGCTAAATCCCGAACCATACAGATTATGTTAGTCTACCGATGAGTTTGACATCACTGCATATTCCACCTTAGTATCAGGATCCTTGATTTCAACGTGCATCCCAAGGCCGGGGGTGGACGGGAGAAAGGAACTGGTCTGCTTGTCCCACAGCTGAGTTCTGTACTTGCCTGTCGGACATAATGAAAAGACAATGATGTCATTAAGCAATTGTTATTCAAACAAATCAATGAATCAACAACTTGGATGTAACGAATTAGCACCGCAAATAAAGAAGTAGGGATGTTCGTGAGTAGTAGCCAAAAATCTCGAGAACGCAGGCTCAAAAAGCACAATTCAAAATACATTTCCATGGACCCTTGAGAATtcgggggtgggcaatcttatccagaatgggccagtgtgggtgcaggtttttgttccaaccaagcagttgcacaccggATCCCACTGATCACATGTCGCCATTTCATCTTTTAGCGGAAAGGCATAGCCTACATCTAAACCCCGAGAGCAGATTAAACTGGTGTGGGTTTTAGCATCACCTTGGTCTTAAGTTTTGCCACTGGAGGCAAGTGTTGGGACACATTACCATGTTTGCCATTTATTTGTCTTGGCTTCTTTCAGCCTCAGTAGAACATGTGAATTGGTGACGAAATAATCATGTTCATGATAAACAGCGTTGTTTTTGTCATATTTGTTAAGGGATactgagggtctaagggcaggatgttgtgttgctgtaaagccccttgagacaaatttgtgatattggggtatacaaataaaattgacttgaccagagtctttgctgaggaacttgattaggagacctGTGTCTCCAATCAATTGCTTGATTGGAGCAAAAAATTATTGGGACGAAAATTGTGTCTTGATTAGGACCTAATGAAGACACAATTTTTGTTCCAATCAAGCAATTGATTGGAGACACaggtctcctaatcaagttcatCAGCAAAGACtctggtcaagtcaattttatttgtataccccaatatcacaaatttgtctcaaggggcttcacagcaacacaacatcctgtccttagaccctcagtaTCGCTTAACAAATATGACAAAAACAACGCTGTTTATCATGAACATGATTATTTCGTCACCAATTCACATGTTCTACTGAAGCTGAAAGCAGCCAAGACAAATAAATGGCAAACATGGTAATGTGTCCCAACACCTGCCTCTAGTGGGGAAAATGACAAAACTTAAGACCAAGGTGATGCTAAAACCCACACCAATCTAGCGTGCTCTCGGGGTTTAGATGTAGGCTACGCCTTTCCGCTAACAGATGAAATGGCGACATGTGGTCAGTGGTATccggtgtgcaactgcttggttggaacaaaaacctgcacccacactggccccatTCTGGATAAGCCTGCCCACTGGCCCTGCTTAGGATGCTAAGCGGGTAAAAATGTTTGTTATGAAACGTAAACACATCCGCAACCGATGGCGTAAATGCGGCCCCGTTAAAGCGGATAACGCCCTGGGCTGAGCCGCTGCACCTGTGCTCCTCCGAGGAGGATGTGCGACGGCGTGGGCGGTGCGCCGCCGAGCCAGTCCCGGTCTCCTGACTCGGTCCGTGCACGTCTCAGACCGCCGCCGCCAGTTAGCTAGTGAAGCTAGCCACGCTAAACGACAGCTTACCAATGACCATGGTCTCATCTGGAATCTCCTCAATGAAGCATTTCTTCTCCGTCTCCCCTATGTGGAAATACAGCGCGTAACCCGGGCACACCAGAGCGAAGAGGGAGATAACTAGGGTGGCAGAGATAGCGAACATCCTGCGGCCTTTTTTCTCTCGTCGTCACATCGGCGAAGAAGAGTCTGCCCGTCGCCGCAGCGGGATGACGTCACCGCCCGACTGCGGAAGAAGGAAGGGGGAATTCCTGACAACGCTCGCCGCGGCGTTTGACAGCTAGCAGCGTTGCTCATACCGAACACAAAAACGCGCAGAAAAACATGCGTCGGCGCGAACGCCGGGCGAAATGACGGTTGGGTGGCGTATGTAGTTCAGTGGCGGGATCCAGTGTTCGTGTCAGTCGGCGAACTTCTCGAAATCCAGGTGGTCCGGGTACTGTTTGCTGTTTATCTCGCGTACCTTGGCTACTTAACGGTTGGCTAGCGTTAGCCTGCTCGCTAACGTCGGCTGGTCCGTCTGTCAGCCCTTCCCATCAGCGCACCCGAAGGCAGCGGAGAAGGTAAGCAGTGTGTGTGCCCGGAGCGTGTCTGCTGCCTTGTTATGTCGAAGGCTCTCGTAAAACGTCTTTTAATTGGAGCACTTGGAGACAAAGTCTCGGACTGAGGCGGTATCGGTGAGCGTGTCAGCACCCTGGCTGTCACGGGGATGAATGAACCCGCTGTGGCTAATTTAATTGGCACTGATTGATGGAACATTTTTCTGCTATGAGCGCCCAACCTGTTGTTTTATGCTCAACTATCTGCCTCATAGTATTTCGAGCACAGTGTTTGACTAACATGATGTGCTATAGCGAACATCAGCTTATGCTGCACGAAAACATGTAGGCTACTGGcttctaaaccagtggttctcaacctttttggggtcctggacctcctgcgtatttttgatctaccctgaggacccctccacctgatcttgggggaggggggttgcaatttgatagaaacagtagaaactgcattttaaattgcattacagcatttattcactctttggggcaaaaataagagctttcagttgtaacttagatatagttaacaaaacagaattcttatgcagtaactttcagatatatgtaacaaaacagaatatgtattcagtaactttcagatatatgtaataacagaatttttatgcagtaacttttaacaatgcaaacgggagcgagatctcctattaaaatacaataaattacacttgtgaaacagatgtaattagagaaaaaagtcctgttaccctttatagtttaggtagataaaggtctcagtcacatttgagtaaaataatcctatttctataaatgtcataggatctttttttttaaagatattttattttcacggaccccttgcaattacaccacggaccactaggggtccgcggacccccggttgagaaacactgttctaaacAGACCCATGGATTagaccaggggcgattctaggatcagagcttttggggGTGCTGACCACCCAGAGTGCTGAaccgccaggcaagataaattgggggaggggggtgtgtggatcaaaccattttcgaagcatgggggggtgcgctgtatttttgttgttaaaaaattactttaaaccatatactggatatggttttgacatttcttcagcttattaaacatggacatacagtacaaaataaaaaaatctcttcaattttaggggtgctggcgttcaatttaggggtgctgcagcacccccaaaaaatgggctagaaacgcctatggatTAGACAATACCCGCAAACCAAACGGTTGCCTCAAAGACAAGCTCGGAGATATTCATCTTAACGATTAATTAAACTGAAAGTAAAAGTAACCGTCTTTGGCTGTTTCATAATGATGGCTTGTGGTATGCCATATGTGCCTGTACAATGGTTTATTACTGGTACAGTGTCGTCATTCATGAAACGGTAATAAGGGAGTGTGTTCAGTTCAAGTCATATTtttcaagtatttttttttttttgtggctttttccacctttttctccccaactgtacttggccaagtaccccactcttccgagccgtccaggtcgctgctccaccccctctgccgatccggggagggctgcagactaccacatgcctcctccgatacatgtgaagtcgccagccacttcttttcacctgacgatgaggagtttcaccaagggggacgtagcacgtgggaggatcacgctattcccccacagttccccctcccccctgaacaggcgccccgaccaaccagaggaggggctagtgcagcggccaggacacatacccacatccggcttcccaaccgcagacacggccaattgtgtctggaggtacgcccgaccaagccggaggtaacacggggattcgaaccggagatctctgttttggtgggcaacggaatagaccactaacgctacccggacgccctcaagtaaattttatttttatagcccaatatgacaaattacaaatttgtctcagggggctttacagcaatacaacatcctgtctttagacccttgcatcgactaaggaacaactcccttaaaaaaaacatCCCTTtaatgggggaagaaaaaaataggaagaat
It encodes:
- the tmed4 gene encoding transmembrane emp24 domain-containing protein 4, yielding MFAISATLVISLFALVCPGYALYFHIGETEKKCFIEEIPDETMVIGKYRTQLWDKQTSSFLPSTPGLGMHVEIKDPDTKIILSRQYGSDGRFTFTSHTPGEHQICLHSNSTKMTLFAGGKLRVHLDIQVGEHTNNYPEIAAKDKLTELQLRVRQLLDQMEQIQKEQNYQRYREERFRMTSESTNQRVLWWSIAQTLILIVTGIWQMKHLKSFFEAKKLV